GTTTATTATCGTGGGGATTTTAACTTTAAATTTATTCTTTAAGATTTTTAAAGGCTTTGATTTTTCAGATGCGAATCATACGAAGATTACGGGTATTGCCATGTGTTTATTCATTTATGGGGTGCTTCCAAACTTTCAAGCGTTTATGACAATTGGAGAAAGCTATAAGGGCGTATTAAATACAAGCGATATGAGTCATGCGCTCATTACGATTATTGGTATAACAATTTTAATCCTCGCAGCAGTTTATGAAAAATCTCAAAAAATTAAAGCCGAACATGATTTGACAATTTGAGGTTATACAGATGATTAAAATAAAATTAGACGAAGTACTGAAAGAAAAAAACATATCATTAACAGAATTATCAGAAGCAGTAGACATCACGATAGCCAATTTATCCATTTTAAAGACCGGAAAAGCTAAAGCCATTCGTTTTAGTACATTAGAAGCAATTTGCGCTTATTTAGAGTGTCAACCTGGGGATATCATAGAACATGTTAAAAATAAATAGTGATGGGCTGAGACGTCGCCCTATACAAGAAGCCAACAAAGATTATTTGATAGTAAACTTTGTTGGCTATTAATGTCTAATTTTTTAGATATGTTGAGGTCAGTCACCTAGAACAGGAAAGCGCTTAGAATTCCTTTTTTTAAATGGGAAGATATATGAACCTTTTGCCTTCTTGTGTTTAAATTCTAGTCTAATACAGATCCGTTAGAATCAATGACTTTTTTATACCAGTAGAATGATTTTTTCTTTGTTCGCTTTAATGTCCCATTACCGTGATTATCACGGTCTACATGTATGAGACCATAGCGTTTTCTCATTTCTCCTGTAGTAAAAGACACACTGTCTATGATGCCCCACGGTGTGTATCCTATGACGTCAACACCATCTTCGTCAATTGCTTGAATCATAGCTTCGATATGTTGTTTTAAATAATGAATACGGTAGTCATCCTGTATTTCACCGTGTGCATCGATTGTATCGACGGCACCTAAACCATTTTCTACGATAAATAGGGGCAGTTGATAACGATTATAGAGTGTATTGAGTGTATAGCGTAATCCTATGGGGTCAATAGCCCAAGACCAATCACTTTTTTCAAGGTAAGGGTTTTCTATGGAGCTTGGTAAACTGCCAAAAACAGGATTGTGATTAAAGTGGCCATCGTCTCTATGTTTCACTGTTGTAGACATATAGTAACTAAAGCCGATAAAGTCTACGGTACCTTGAGCTAATATCGCTTCATCACCATCGCGTATTCCGATATTTAGTTGTTTTTGTTCAAACATCTTTTTAGCATAATTTGGATAATATCCTCTCACTTGAACGTCAGGGAAGAAAAAGCGCTGCCTATTACTTATTTCTGCTTCCATTATATCTTCCGGATGACAAGAATATGGATAAATCGGAACGTGAGATATCATATTGCCAATTTTAAAGTTAGGGTTAATGGATTTTCCCACTTTTACTGCGAGGGCGCTTGCAATAAGTTGATGATGGGCGACTTGATATAATACGTCTTCAGCATCCTCATCATCGTTCAACAAAACGCCTGCATTCGTCCATAAAAATAGAGGGTTACTCGTGTCCATTTGATTGTTAATTTCATTAAATGTCATCCAATATTTGACTTTGTGTCGATAGCGCTTGAAAACCACTTCAGCAAATTTTACAAATGCATCGACGACCTTTCTACTTCTAAAACCCCCGTAGTGATGTGCAAGGTGCAAGGGCATTTCGAAGTGAGAAAGGGTGATGATAGGTTCAATATGATGTTTGAGTAGTTCATCAATCACTTTGTCATAAAAACGAAGTCCTTCTTCGTTAGGTGTGAGTTCATCGCCTTTAGGGAAAATACGTGACCACGCGATAGAAGTGCGAAGACATTTCAAATGCATATCAGCAAATAATGCGATGTCTGATGGATAGCGGTTATAAAAATCAATGGCGTCATGATTGGGATAATATTGATGGGGTTCTATAGATTGTGTGATTTGACGAGGGTGATGCGGGCTGCCTGCAGTCATTACATCAATCACACTTAGTCCTTTGCCATCTTGATCGTATCCGCCCTCAAATTGGTTTGCTGCGAGCGCGCCACCCCATAAAAAATTGTTTGGTAATTGTGACATCATCGTCATCCTTTCATGTTGAAATCTAAGCATTACAAATATATTTGTTCATATACATTATAATTGTACCGGTATAATTTGTAAAATCATGTTCAATGATGAAACGGATGTTTTTAATGATATAATATATAGAAATGAATAAGAGTGAGGCATATTGATGTTAAAGTATGAAGAAATTGCACAGCAGATTCGTAGCATGTTAGAAGACGGCGTTTACCAAGCGGGTGACCGTCTACCTAATATCGAACAATTAAAAATGAAATATTGCGTCAGTAAGAGTACAGTGATTAAAGCACTTGAAACGTTAGAGAAAAACGGCTATATCTATCAGTCTCGTGGAAGTGGTATATTTGTTAGAAGTCCCAAAAGGTCAGGGTACATTAATTTATTTACAAGTAATGGTTTTACAGACGATTTAAAACATCATACTGTTACGAGCCAAGTACTTGAGGTTCAAAACATTAAACATCCTAATGAAGAGATTCGGCACCAATTGCATTTAAATGAGCATGATGCGGTTTATTATGTTAAAAGAGTCCGCTATATCGATGGGGTAGTTTTGTGCATCGAACATGCCTATTTTAGTCAAAAATTAGTGCCCTATATGAGTGAAGATATCGCTAAAGGATCAATCTTTCAATATTTGGAAGACAATTTGAAAATAAAGATTGGCTATTCAGATATTTATTTTCATGTAGACACATTGACGGAAGAAGAAGCGGATTTACTGCATCATAAAACAGGCGATCCCACCCTTAGATATGAACAAGTTTTCTATACAAAGACGGGTGTGCCATTCGATTATAGTCAAATTGTTTTCGATCAACACAATGCGCAATTTTATATTCCTTCTATTAAATGATTTCAAAGAGGGAAATGATATAGCAATAGGAATTCACCAATAAGTGAGGTGTAACATGAATATCGTCAAGACAAATACGTTAAGCCAAGAAGATAAACATGCATTTTTTCATTTTTATTGTGGGGGGAGCAGGATGGTGGTATCTTCCGGAGATTATGACTTGAATATATTACCTGGCCTAGCTGCAATAGAAGGTGATGAAATTATCGGTATATTAACTTTTTTAGTGTTTGAGGCCCATGTAGAAATCATATCTCTACATTGTTCAGAGCAAAATAAAGGGGTAGGCACACGTCTCATTAATATGATGGATGATGTTGTAAAACAATATCAAAAACATAAGTTAAAAGTGATTACCACAAATGACAATTTGGATGCATTACGATTTTATCAAAAGCGGGGGTTTAGGATTGTCAATGTGATACCAAATGCTGTAGAAACTGCTAGAGCTAAAAAGCCTGACATTCCAAAATTGAGTGAGTCGGGCATTCCTATAAAAGATGAATTGGTTTTATTAAAAACATATGCTTAACACTCAAATGCGCAATACCATTTGAATGTTTTTAGCGCAAAGTTGAATCGTATTTTCTAAGTTTGCTCAGTTATTTATGATAAAATGAAATTACAAAAAGCATTTAATTTAAGGGAGATTTAATTTTAAATTCCCCTTAATTTTTTTTATTAAAGTCAGTTCACACTTTATACTAATAGTGAGCTAGGGATTATCATCGTAAGTCCAATGGTTTTACTGCGTACCAATTAGCTTAACGCATACTTAAACCAAAGCTTAGTCAACGCGAATGACATATATGCCTTGTACGTTTAAAGAGGGATTGCAAGTAGTCGTACAATGACATGCTGGTGGAACTTTATATCATTTAGGCAGAAGTTGCAATGCCGTTTCGTCTCTCTAAATTCATGAATGTTTGTGAAAGGAAAAGGTTTGTTGTATAATCCGTAATTGTTACGATTTGAAGTAATGATTTCAATAATTAATTAAAAAGAGAGATGATTTATATTAAACAGAGAATTCTTAGCTTAGATGTTATGCGAGGAATTAGTTTAATGGGAATATTATTTATGAATGCTTTAGGTGTTCATTATTTTACAGTTTTTGATGAACCTTTCCATTACTACAAAGATTCCTGGAGTCAATTTTTATATCAACTTAATTTAGTGTTTATACAGAACGCTTTCTATCCTATATTTGCCTTTTTATTTGGTGTAGGGCTAGCGATTATGTATACCAATATGGTCAATAAAGGCATGAAACCAGGTATCGTATTATATCGGCGTATTATTGCGATGCTAGCATTTGGGCTCATTCACGGTTATTTCTTATATAATGGTGATATTTTACACACATATGCTACGCTTGGATTAGTCATTATACCATTTTTATTTATTCATCGTCGTTATGCGTTGATGATATCTATAGGCTTATTACTTTTGAATTTCTTACTGTACGTGTCATCGCTATTCAATGAGCAGGCGACGAAGTTAATTCCATTCAATCGCAATCCACATACGACAGAAATTTTGCAAAGCGGACACATTTTGGAAATCATTAAATGGAATATGAATGAGTTTAACCAAGTTAACACGATGTTAAGTGTAGGTAATTTCTTTGCAGGTATTTTAACCGTTTTTCCATTTATTATGCTAGGTACATGGGCATATCGATTCGAGTTGTTCGATAAAATGCGTCGTCATTTGAAGGTTATTTCGGTGATTAGTGTGATGGCCTTAGCCATCGGTATTTTCATTAAAATGCAATCATTTGATGTGATAGGCTCTGCAATTGCACCACAAATTGTGTTTGTCGGTGGAACGTTTATGGCTATTGGCTATTTCTGCCTCGTGACGCTATTATGCCAGCTTCCAAAATCAGCAAAAGCGTTAAACCCTATGGTGGCTGTTGGTAAATTAGGATTCACAGTATATATTACGCAAAGTGTCATTTTGTTCTTTGTATTTTACATTTTAAGATTATACGGTATGATGACGATAAGTCAGGTTTATCTTCTAATTATCGGTGTGGTTGTACTGCAAATTGTCGCATGTAATATATATATGAAATTCTATAAGATGGGGCCACTTGAATGGTTATGGCGTAAAATCACATATTTAAAATAATTACAAAATAAGAAAGAGGGATGCACATGAAAAAGCATTATTTATTTTTAGCGCTTTATATGTTTGTCATGGGTTTGGGTTTGATTATTACAAAACACGTGTTCAATACGTCATATGAATCAGCACATTTTGGACAAACCTTTTTGCCGTTCATGGCAATACTTGCTATAATGACTGTCATTTATGGATTGCGTCATAAATCATCACTCGTGTTAGCGCCAGCAAGTGGGCACGGATGGTTATTCATTTTACCATTTATTACTATTACGCTACTTGGTATATTCACTTTAGTAGAAAATGCCAATGCAGATTTAATGTTTGTATTGCCAATGATTGATGCGATATTGATTGGTATTGCAGAAGAAGGCGCGTTTAGAGGTATTATTTTAGGTGGATTGGCACGACGCATGAAACCTATTTATGCTGTATTTTTATCAGCTGTTTTATTTGCTGCGTTGCACTTATTAAATGTTCTTGGTGGTGTGACGTTTAGCGATGTCTTGAACCAAATGCTATCAACGTTATTGATGGGTATCTTTTTAGGAGCTGTGTATATTTATACACGAAACATTTTATACCCAATTTTCTTCCATTTCATTTGGGATTATGTTTTCTTAAATAACGGATTAGGTTCCGTATCCTTTGCACCAATGTTATTTATTGGCACAGTAGTATTAGAAGTTATCGTTATCGTTTGGATTCTTTGGAAAATGAGAAATGTACAAACGCTTATGCCGAAAAGTGGCGACACCTCTATCAAACATTAAATACAAATAACCCGTTCATTACGCTCCCAATGTAATGAACGGGTTATTGATTATGTCTAGAGGAATTTAAATAAATTTTTAGTTAGTTTTTCGATGACGTCCTAATAACAATGCACCTAATGCTAAACTTAAACCGCCTGCAAGTGTCGTGCCGAATAAGTCTTCATGACCAGTAGAACCTGTTTCTGGTAAAGTTTTTAATGCTTTTGATGATGCATTTTTTGGAGATTCAACGTGGTTCACTACTAGTTTTTGACCAGGTAGAATCATATTTTTGTCAGCTAATTGATTGTCTTTAACTAATTGATCAACTGAAGTGCCACGTTTTTTAGCAATCGATTCTAATGTATCCCCTTTTTGAACTACATACGAATCTTTACCTGTTTGCGTTGTGGATGCTTTATCTTGCTTAGGAGTAGTGCTAGTGTCATTATTTTTATCCGTACTGTCTACTTTTGAATTGTCATTTTTGTCTTGTGGTGTCGTTTTGCCGTTACTATTATCTTCAGAAGAGTTGTTGTTATCTTCAGTTTGAGGTGCTTGACTGTCATTCAATTTTTTAGCTTCAGCAAGAATATCATTACTTACACTTGGATCATCTTTAAGAGATTGAATAAACCCGTTGCGTTGTTCTTCAGTTAAATATGGCAAGTGTAAAATTTCGTAAAATGCGTTTTGTTGAGCCTCATTAAAGTTATTTTCTGGTTGAGGTGCTTGTGCGTCATTTGCTTTTTTAGCTTCCGCAAGAATATCATTACTTACACTTGGGTCATCTTTAAGAGATTGGATAAAACCATTGCGTTGTTCTTCAGATAAGTATGGTAAATTTAAAATTTCATAAAATGCATTTTGTTGTGCAGCATCAAAGTTAGGTGCTGGTTGAGCAGGCGCTTGATTTGCATTAGTAGCTTGAGCTTGTTGTAAAATATCAGCGCTTACACTCGGATCATCTTTAAGACTTTGAATATAGCCGTTACGCTGTTCGTCAGTTAGGTTCGGTAAATTTACGATTTCATAAAACGCGTTTTGTTGTGCAGCATCAAAGTTAGGTGCTGGTTGAGCAGGCGCTTGATTTGCATTAGTAGCTTGAGCTTGTTGTAAAATGTTTGCGCTTACACTTGGATCATCCTTAAGACTTTGAATATAGCCGTTACGCTGTTCGTCAGTTAGGTTCGGTAAATTTACGATTTCATAGAATGCATTTTGTTGTGCATCAACTGGGCTTGTTTCTTCAGCAGCTAAGGTAGTAGATCCAAGTAATAAAGAACTTGCTATTAAACATGAACCGACACCTACAGAGAATTTACGAATACTAAAAAATTGTTTGTTTTCCATGGAGACATCCCCTTTTAAATAAAATATTAAAAAGCTCAATTTAAGGCTACAATATTTAGAAATAAAAATCTAGTGCAATTTCTAAAAATAAAATCTTTAAGCGTTTTGATGTTGTTTATTTTTAAGGGTTTATAAATTATAATTACTTATTTTGTATAACAAAAAAAGCCCAAAATCATGTTATGCGAAATATGGTTGTGCAAACTTGAATTTGGATATTAAGTTGAGATGTGTAGTCATTACGTTAAATTTTTGCTTTTAAGTGTAATAATGATGAAAATAAGAAAAAATATTTTCTGAAAGCGTTTTACAAAAGGGTGTTTTGAGAAAAATTTTTGTGAATATTTTGTGCTTCTATTCATTTTTTTGCTATTTAAATTGTTTATAATCACTTGAAAGTCACCATTATTATCATTTGTTGCTAAATAAACTTTAGTGATTAATCAATATAGGGTTGTTTTTTAGTTGAATTGTCGTTTTGCTAATTTAGGGGACCATTTAAGATTAATTTTAAATCTATCTTAATTTTTTAATATATAAAAAATAAATGTTTTATAATGTAAATGAGTAAGTCTTGTTTGATTCGAGTCATGCATGTTCTGGATCTCCCAATAGAGCAAGACCAAAAAATTTATAGAGAGAAAGTGAGTGGTTCGTATGGAAAAACACACTAAGTTCATCATCGCATATTTTATTGTCTCAGGTTTAGGTATGAGTATTATGAACTTTGGGCTGGGTATCGAATATGGTACTGAGAATTTCCTATTCTCCTATATTGCAGTACTTGTGATTTTAGCTCTGATGGCTAGTATTTATGGTTTACGTTATAGAGCGTCATTTTCAATGCAAACGCCGAAACCAGAGAAAACATTTTTTTACTTCTTACCATTTATTCCCTTTGTAACATTGACGGTTTTGGCACTCATTACAGCAAGTGCAACGTTTAGTTTCACACCGCTTTATTTGTTTCCACTCGTGACTTCATTAATTATAGGTATTGCGGAAGAAGGCGCATTCAGAGGGATTTTACTTGGGGGACTTGCACGTCATATGAAACCAATCTACGCGGTCTTGATTTCAGCACTCCTTTTTGCGCTATTACATTTGAAGAATGTCGTAGGTGGCTTGCCATTACCTGATGCAACTTTACAAGCTGTGACAACGATTCCTATTGGACTCTTCTTAGGTGTACTCTACGTCTATACTCGACAAATTATTTTCCCAATATTGTTTCACATGTTTTGGGACTATATTTTTATCTCAAATGTATACGATGCGTTTAAATATGCACAACAATTTTTAAATGTGATTGAATACTCATTGTATATTGTTACGGCGATATTATTAGTTCACATGATTAAAATGCCGCCTTTCGGTAGAAAGATAGAAGAAAACCCAGAAAAGCCATAGGCATTCATGGATATATCTGATATGGTCGGCAAGATGTTATAAAATCAAATATTACGTTTAATAAAGGTTTTGGGATTCTTTTAATGAATCTTGAAGCCTTTTTAAATACTGTAAATGCCACGATTGTCATTAAAGTCACGTTTGATGTGTGGATTCAGGTTTCTTTTTAGGATGAATGACTTTTGCATTTTGGGTATAGACTTTTAGAAATCATTGATTTTCTGTAAACATGTATGCCATTTGGAATCATCTTATTGTATGATAAAAAGGGAAACGTTAAAATATTGGAGGTTGTTTTGTGACACAATCGCAGCCAAAGTTTTTAAACATTTATAATACGTTGTTCGAAGAGATTCAAATGGGAAAGTTTCCAGGAGGGCAAGCACTCCCAACTGAGAAAGTATTGTGTGAGCGTTTTGGTGTGAGTCGGATGACATTACGTCAAGCGATTAAAATTCTCGTTGAAGATGGTGTGATTGAAAGTATTCGTGGTAAAGGTCACATTGTCATTCCGCAAATGAGGGTACATCACGCATCAAGTGTGACATTGTTAGAACACCCGCTACATCAAATGTCACGCCACGCTATGACGTTAGGTTCATTGAACTATCGTGTAGATTTAGAAAGTGAGTATACGAACCATCTATTTACAGATCATCCTTCTGCTGTCATTGCAATGGAGCGTTATTATTTTGAAAAAGATAATGAAAGTAACCATGCAGATGCACTGTGTTTTACATTTATTCCAGTGAATGTCATTGATACTTTTAAAATTAATACTCAAAGTGAACGTCAAATGCGTCAATTTGTAGAAGAAACAGTTTATATGAATGCATACCAATCTGATTTGAAATACTCGATTACAAAAGCACCTATCTTTAAAAATCATAAGCATATTTTTGAAGGCGGCGCTTCATGTTGGCTTGTCGTTGAAAATGTATATGGTAATCACACGAGTCCAATTTTAGTTAATAAATGGTATTTACCGCAAGAACGTTTTGAAATCATCGTCTCACGTGTGAGAACAGATCATACAAATTAGACAATGTTCTTGGATAAAATAAATAAGGAATATGAAGAAGCGATACTGCAATAGCAGTGTGGCTTTTTTGTGTAGTCTAAGGCTAGGTGTAGGACAGCACACAGTGAGAAGGTTGTTCTAAAAGTTGTCATATTTTACATATTGAAAGCGCTATCTACATCATGTATTATATAAGTGGTTAGACAAATAGACAAATATATAGACAAATTATTGGGGGTTTTTATTATGAAAGCAACACCACATATTAAACCGATGAACGACGTGGAAATCGCCGAAACGGTGTTATTACCAGGGGACCCATTACGCGCAAAATTTATTGCTGAAACGTATTTAGAAGACGTACAACAATTTAATACGGTACGTAATATGTATGGATATACGGGAACGTACAAAGGCAAGAAAGTGTCTGTGATGGGCTCAGGCATGGGGATTCCGTCTATAGGCATCTACTCTTATGAGTTAATTCATACATTTGGCTGTAAAAAATTAATCCGTGTAGGTTCTTGCGGAGCGATGCAAGAAAATATTAACTTGTATGATGTGATCATTGCGCAAGGCGCGTCTACGGATTCAAATTATGTTAATCAGTATCAATTACCAGGTCATTTTTCACCAATTGCATCATATCATTTACTTGAAAAAGCCGTAGCTAAAGCACGTGACAACGGAACAACATATCATGTAGGGAATATTTTATCGAGCGACATTTTCTACAACGCAGATGAGACAGCATCAAAACGTTGGATGCGCATGGGTATTTTAGGTGTTGAAATGGAATCTGCAGCACTTTATATGAATGCGACGTATGCGGGCGTTGAAGCTTTAGGTATTTTTACCGTGAGCGATCACTTAATTCGAGAAGAATTTACGACTCCAGAAGAAAGAGAACGTGCGTTTACGGATATGATTGAAATTGCACTTTCTTTAGCATAAGAGGTGAGTCATGATGGATTATGTCAAAGTTAAAAGAGCTGTACCAATATTACTATTTTTATTCGTTTTCAGTTTAGTCATTGATAATTCATTTAAGCTCATTTCAGTTGCAATTGCTGATGATTTAAATATTTCAGTGACGACCGTGAGTTGGCAAGCGACACTTGCGGGTCTAGTAATTGGGATCGGTGCAGTGGTATATGCGTCTTTATCTGATGCCATTAGCATTCGTACATTATTTATTTATGGTGTATTTTTAATTATTATCGGGTCAATTATTGGCTATATTTTCCAACATCAATTTGCGCTCGTATTGGCAGGCCGTATTATCCAAACAGCAGGACTTGCTGCAGCAGAAACGTTATATGTCATTTATGTCGCAAAGTATTTATCTAAAGATGATCAGAAAACATATCTTGGATTGAGTACGAGTAGCTATTCCTTATCACTTGTTATTGGGACATTGTCTGGTGGATTTATTTCAACGTATTTACATTGGACAAACATGTTTCTCATCGCATTAATTGTGATATTTACATTGCCATTTTTATTTAAATTATTACCAAAAGAAAATAATACAAATAAAGCCCATTTGGACTTTATTGGATTGATTTTAGTAGCAACTATTGCGACAACAGTGATGTTATTTATCACCAACTTTAATTGGTTATATATGATTGGCGCATTGATTGCCATAGCAGTATTTGCGTTATACATTAAAAATGCCAAACATCCACTAGTGGATAAATCATTTTTCCAAAACAAACGCTATGCATCATTCTTATTTATTGTATTTGTCATGTATGCGATTCAATTGGGCTATATTTTTACATTCCCATTTATCATGCAACAAATTTATCATTTTGAATTAGATACAACGTCACTCTTATTAATTCCAGGTTATTTAGTTGCAGTGGTTACAGGGGCATTGAGTGGGAAAATTGGTAATTACTTAACATCCAAACAAGCAACGATTACAGCAATTGTTCTCATTGCACTCAGCCTATTCTTACCATCATTTACTGTAGGTCAACACGTCTCAATATTTGTGATTTCGATGATCTTCTTTGCAGGTAGCTTTGCGTTAATGTATGCACCATTATTGAACGAAACGATTCGCACTATTGATATTCATATGACAGGTGTCGCAATTGGATTCTACAATTTAATTATTAACGTGGCAGTTTCAGTCGGAATAGCAATCGCAGCTGCTTTAATTGATTTAAAAGCGTTGAATTTCCCTGGAAATAATGCTGTTGAAACGCATTTTGGCGTTATCTTGTTTATACTTGGTTTGATGAGTTTGGTGGGTCTAGCATTATTTATAATATTGAATAGATGGACAAAATCGGAAGTTAGTAAAGAAAGTTAAAGGAGTTTGAATATGAATTTTGAAAAATATATTGATCATACACTTTTAAAACCGGAGTCGACACGTGCACAAATCGACAACATTATTGAAGAGGCAAAAAATTATCACTTTAAATCTATTTGCGTTAATCCTACACATGTTGCGTATGCCCATGAGAAATTGGCAGATTCAGATGTCTTAGTATGTACGGTTATTGGGTTCCCATTAGGTGCGAATACACCTGAAGTAAAAGCGTTCGAAACGACAAACGCAATTGACAATGGGGCTGATGAAATTGATATGGTGATCAACATCGGCGCATTAAAAGACGGTCGTTATGATGATGTTCAAAAAGACATCGAAGCTGTCGTAAAAGCTGCACAAGGA
The sequence above is a segment of the Staphylococcus hyicus genome. Coding sequences within it:
- the deoC gene encoding deoxyribose-phosphate aldolase, translating into MNFEKYIDHTLLKPESTRAQIDNIIEEAKNYHFKSICVNPTHVAYAHEKLADSDVLVCTVIGFPLGANTPEVKAFETTNAIDNGADEIDMVINIGALKDGRYDDVQKDIEAVVKAAQGKTVKVIIETTLLTDDEKVKACELSKAAQATFVKTSTGFAGGGATVADVKLMKETVGDALEVKASGGVRNLDDFKAMIDAGATRIGASAGVQIMQGLESDSDY